Proteins encoded together in one Juglans regia cultivar Chandler chromosome 9, Walnut 2.0, whole genome shotgun sequence window:
- the LOC109004008 gene encoding thioredoxin-like 1-2, chloroplastic, whose product MAWSMKSFLYSDGLNLNETILGSKSRSICGFYPSFGVSPSRDSKPRAFPVLGYDFMGKPLLVSDQKGHRRWSPKSSSNFSIHAQASICVSRNMRWWEKTPKPNMVEIQSAQELVDSLLNAGDRLVIVDFYSPGCGGCKALHPKICQLAELNPNAIFLKVNYEDLKPMCHGLHIHVLPFFRFYRGADGRLCSFSCTNATIKKFKDALAKHGTERCSLGPAKGLDDSELMNLASIGEVSVHSPLPSTKEGCLENLVVESIEFSGVLKKRGNMETRKEMLC is encoded by the exons ATGGCTTGGTCGATGAAGAGCTTCCTTTACTCAGATGGGTTGAATTTGAATGAAACTATTCTTGGCTCAAAATCCAGAAGCATTTGTGGGTTTTATCCCTCCTTTGGTGTTTCACCCTCTAGAGACTCAAAACCAAGAGCTTTTCCAGTTTTGGGGTATGATTTTATGGGAAAGCCCTTACTTGTCTCAGATCAAAAGGGTCATAGACGCTGGAGTCCCAAATCCTCGAGCAATTTCTCTATTCAT GCACAAGCATCAATCTGTGTAAGCCGAAATATGAGATGGTGGGAGAAGACTCCTAAACCCAACATGGTGGAGATTCAATCGGCGCAAGAACTTGTGGATTCGCTGCTTAATGCTGGTGATAGGTTGGTCATCGTCGACTTCTATTCACCTGGTTGTGGAGGCTGCAAAGCTCTCCATCCCAAG ATCTGTCAGCTGGCTGAGTTGAACCCTAATGCGATTTTTCTTAAAGTTAACTATGAGGATCTCAAACCCATGTGCCACGGTCTCCACATTCATGTCCTTCCATTCTTTAGGTTCTATAGAGGTGCAGATGGCCGTCTATGCAGCTTCAGCTGCACCAATGCCACG ATCAAGAAATTCAAAGATGCATTGGCAAAGCATGGGACTGAACGATGTAGTCTTGGGCCAGCAAAAGGTTTAGATGACTCTGAGCTGATGAATTTAGCATCCATTGGTGAAGTTTCAGTACACTCACCATTGCCATCCACCAAGGAAGGATGTTTGGAGAATTTGGTTGTGGAAAGCATAGAATTCTCTGGTGTTCTGAAAAAAAGAGGCAATATGGAAACCAGAAAGGAGATGCTTTGTTGA